One genomic window of Candidatus Nezhaarchaeales archaeon includes the following:
- a CDS encoding transcription elongation factor Spt5, translating into MASNYDHNWWVKVAEKAVKHPIWLVRTTVGQERNVLLIAEDKVVRQGIPVKSMLLLDSLKGYVLIEADAPHFVEAVFSGIKHVRGASFRKTDLKEIERFLIPKSPLEGLKEGDVAEVIGGPFRGLKGKVIRLDIHREEVTLELLDATYTLPIKVHGDLVRKVKPGEE; encoded by the coding sequence TTGGCTAGTAACTATGACCATAACTGGTGGGTGAAAGTGGCTGAGAAAGCCGTGAAGCACCCTATATGGCTTGTTAGAACTACGGTAGGTCAAGAACGAAACGTGTTATTGATAGCGGAGGATAAGGTGGTGCGTCAAGGTATACCGGTTAAATCCATGCTATTACTTGACTCATTAAAGGGCTACGTGCTTATAGAAGCTGACGCCCCACACTTTGTAGAAGCTGTGTTCTCTGGTATTAAACATGTTAGGGGTGCATCCTTTAGGAAGACGGACTTAAAGGAGATAGAGCGCTTCCTAATACCAAAATCCCCCTTAGAAGGATTAAAGGAGGGTGACGTTGCTGAAGTAATCGGTGGGCCTTTTAGAGGGTTAAAGGGTAAGGTGATAAGGCTTGATATTCACCGTGAAGAGGTCACCCTTGAACTGCTGGATGCTACCTACACCTTACCGATTAAAGTACATGGGGATCTCGTTCGTAAGGTAAAACCCGGTGAGGAGTAA
- a CDS encoding protein translocase SEC61 complex subunit gamma: MGKLKEWLEDLKRVLVIARKPGRSEYWLLLKICLLGMTVLGVYGFVVMMIAWLVTMTITGG; encoded by the coding sequence GTGGGAAAGCTGAAGGAGTGGTTAGAAGACCTTAAAAGGGTTTTAGTTATCGCTAGGAAGCCGGGGCGTTCGGAGTACTGGCTTCTTTTAAAGATATGCTTACTCGGGATGACCGTTTTAGGGGTTTACGGGTTCGTGGTGATGATGATAGCTTGGCTAGTAACTATGACCATAACTGGTGGGTGA
- a CDS encoding D-aminoacyl-tRNA deacylase has protein sequence MSTIIVASIQDPAGLKVKEKLLKKYRFKEIELVFDDAPVYRMDNVLLATSSKHTIYSDHVEGFFNPYVVIFVSKHKSESGVPALLVHTPGNWSSNASFGGRPGSLCNAFASAVEEALLELKTQKAKLGLNGWRCGLEVTHHGPYFEKAAALFIELGGTEKEWLNDEAAEAVAAAAVKAASATRDTYRVASGFGGGHYAPRFSDFALRGEYAFAHIIPKYAFREGLTRELIVQSIRRSTEEVRYALVDRGLRSEDKKLVLNALTDTGVNIIEV, from the coding sequence GTGTCTACTATTATAGTAGCTTCAATTCAGGACCCAGCAGGATTAAAGGTAAAGGAAAAGCTACTTAAAAAGTATAGGTTTAAGGAAATTGAACTAGTATTTGATGATGCCCCGGTTTATCGGATGGACAACGTTTTATTAGCTACCTCGAGCAAGCATACGATATACTCTGACCACGTAGAAGGTTTCTTTAACCCGTACGTGGTGATCTTTGTTAGTAAGCATAAATCTGAGTCCGGAGTACCGGCGCTATTAGTCCATACCCCTGGTAACTGGAGTAGTAATGCCAGCTTTGGAGGAAGGCCTGGAAGTTTATGTAATGCCTTTGCAAGCGCCGTCGAAGAGGCACTCCTCGAGTTAAAAACACAGAAGGCGAAGTTAGGTTTAAATGGGTGGAGATGCGGCTTAGAGGTAACTCATCACGGACCATACTTTGAGAAAGCTGCTGCGCTTTTCATAGAGTTAGGAGGGACGGAAAAAGAATGGCTTAACGACGAGGCGGCGGAGGCGGTTGCTGCGGCGGCTGTTAAAGCGGCTAGCGCAACACGGGATACATATCGCGTGGCTTCAGGCTTCGGTGGGGGACATTACGCGCCTAGATTCTCAGACTTCGCATTAAGAGGTGAGTACGCCTTTGCGCATATAATTCCTAAGTACGCCTTTAGGGAGGGGTTAACTCGTGAATTAATAGTGCAATCCATACGGAGGAGCACGGAAGAGGTAAGGTACGCTTTAGTTGACAGAGGCCTAAGAAGCGAGGATAAGAAGCTGGTCTTAAACGCCTTAACCGATACTGGAGTGAATATAATCGAGGTTTAA